From Girardinichthys multiradiatus isolate DD_20200921_A chromosome 3, DD_fGirMul_XY1, whole genome shotgun sequence, the proteins below share one genomic window:
- the LOC124862499 gene encoding zinc finger and SCAN domain-containing protein 21-like: protein MIQAGDESSASSTGLHLETRNKAAHIRLQQQHLFKEEEVLVDQQLCQLEKNSNLDQKEPEPPHIKEEPEDLCISQDEEQPDNDFFLHIICKEEDFFSDQQLCKQEGNSSLDQEEAEPPHIKVEEVDLCISQDEEQLKLRQDTNFFMMSLINEESDHSEAEPNQNHLLSENRSLSSEADILPISESWSHHNWGHKSLQCEFCGNVYKSRSKLKAHYRVHTGERPYVCSTCGKSFSSSSSLHNHVNTHSDERPHSCEQCGKSFRVHEKLLIHFRTHTGEKPYSCKMCGKGFSQNGNLTVHMRTHTGEKRYPCDMCEKRFSNSGDLSRHVSIHTGVRPFSCRTCGKRFTQNGSLTSHMRTHTGERPFLCETCGKGFRQNRDLLVHMTSRHR from the exons ATGATCCAGGCAGGAGATGAATCATCAGCAAGTAGCACTGGACTTCACCTGGAGACCCGGAATAAAGCTGCACACATCAG ACTCCAGCAGCAGCATCTGTTCAAAGAGGAGGAGGTTCTTGTGGATCAGCAGCTCTGTCAATTGGAGAAGAACTCTAATCTGGACCAGAAGGAACCAGAACCTCCACACATAAAAGAGGAACCAGAAGATCTCTGCATCAGTCAGGATGAGGAGCAGCCTGATAACG ACTTCTTTCTgcacatcatctgcaaagagGAGGATTTCTTCTCAGACCAGCAGCTCTGTAAACAGGAGGGGAACTCAAGTTTGGACCAGGAGGAAGCAGAACCTCCACATATTAAAGTGGAAGAGGTGGATTTGTGCATCAGTCAAGATGAAGAGCAACTTAAACTAAGGCAGGACACCAACTTCTTCATGATGTCTCTTATTAATGAAGAAAGTGACCACAGTGAAGCAGAACCCAACCAGAACCATCTCCTGTCTGAGAACAGAAGTCTCAGCAGTGAAGCAGACATCTTGCCCATCTCAGAGAGTTGGAGCCACCATAATTGGGGTCACAAGTCTTTACAGTGTGAATTCTGTGGAAACGTTTATAAGTCTCGGTCCAAACTGAAAGCCCACTACAGGgtccacactggagagaggcCGTATGTCTGCAgcacatgtggaaaaagtttttcCAGCTCCTCTTCTCTACACAATCATGTCAACACTCACTCAGATGAGCGACCGCACTCTTGTGAACAATGTGGGAAAAGTTTCAGGGTCCATGAAAAACTGCTGATCCACTTCAGAACCCACACCGGAGAGAAGCCGTACTCCTGCAAAATGTGTGGCAAAGGTTTTTCTCAGAATGGGAACCTGACCGTCCACATGAGGACGCACACGGGCGAGAAGCGGTACCCCTGTGACATGTGCGAGAAGCGCTTCAGTAACAGCGGCGATCTATCGCGCCATGTATCGATCCACACCGGGGTGCGGCCGTTCTCCTGCCGGACCTGCGGGAAACGCTTCACCCAGAACGGTAGCCTGACGTCTCACATGAGGACGCACACGGGCGAGCGACCGTTCCTGTGTGAGACATGTGGGAAGGGCTTCAGGCAAAACCGAGACCTGTTGGTCCACATGACGTCTCGCCACAGATGA